The following are from one region of the Bacillus methanolicus MGA3 genome:
- the fumC gene encoding class II fumarate hydratase codes for MEEYRIEKDTLGEVKVPADKYWGAQTQRSRENFKIGTEKMLIEVIYALVHIKKAAAIVNHKLGKLSEAKKNAITKACSEILSGSFDDHFPLVVWQTGSGTQTNMNVNEVVARRATEIMNNEDGNETIHPNDDVNMSQSSNDTFPTAMHIAAYIAITENLLPSLKELIKTFKLKETAFKDVIKIGRTHLQDATPLTLGQEISGWRAMLEKDEKMITEAVNYLQDLAIGGTAVGTGINADPSFGEEVALEISKAVGHQFRSAKNKFQALTSHDEIVYVHGALKALAADLMKIANDVRWLASGPRSGIGEITIPANEPGSSIMPGKVNPTQSEALTMVACQVFGNDAAIGFAASQGNFELNVFKPMIIFNLLQSIRLLSEGMQSFNEKCAVGIEANKEVIEAHLERSLMLATALNPHIGYEKAAEIAKLAFKENITLKEAALKTGYITEEQYNQWVRPENMI; via the coding sequence ATGGAGGAATATCGAATTGAAAAAGATACTTTAGGTGAAGTAAAGGTTCCGGCTGACAAGTATTGGGGAGCCCAAACTCAACGAAGCAGAGAAAATTTTAAAATTGGTACAGAAAAAATGCTGATTGAGGTTATTTATGCACTTGTTCACATAAAAAAAGCAGCTGCAATTGTCAATCACAAACTAGGTAAGCTTTCAGAAGCGAAAAAGAATGCGATTACAAAAGCATGTTCTGAAATTCTTTCTGGCTCTTTTGATGACCATTTTCCGCTAGTTGTCTGGCAAACAGGAAGCGGGACTCAAACAAATATGAATGTGAATGAAGTCGTGGCAAGAAGAGCGACGGAAATAATGAACAACGAAGATGGAAATGAAACCATTCATCCCAATGATGATGTAAATATGTCCCAAAGCTCGAATGATACATTTCCGACCGCCATGCATATTGCAGCATACATCGCAATAACGGAAAATCTTCTCCCCTCACTAAAGGAATTGATAAAAACCTTCAAATTAAAAGAAACGGCCTTTAAAGATGTGATTAAAATTGGAAGAACGCATCTTCAAGATGCTACTCCTTTAACATTGGGGCAAGAAATCAGTGGTTGGCGAGCGATGCTGGAAAAAGATGAGAAGATGATTACCGAGGCAGTAAACTATTTGCAGGATTTGGCGATAGGAGGAACGGCTGTTGGCACCGGCATAAATGCAGACCCTTCATTTGGGGAAGAAGTAGCTTTGGAAATTTCAAAAGCTGTCGGACATCAATTCCGATCAGCGAAAAACAAATTTCAAGCTCTAACAAGCCACGATGAAATTGTTTATGTTCATGGCGCTTTAAAGGCACTCGCAGCTGATTTAATGAAAATCGCCAATGATGTGCGCTGGCTTGCGAGCGGTCCGAGAAGCGGGATAGGGGAAATAACGATACCGGCGAATGAACCGGGAAGTTCCATTATGCCGGGAAAAGTAAATCCGACACAAAGCGAAGCATTGACTATGGTCGCGTGCCAAGTTTTTGGAAACGATGCTGCGATTGGTTTCGCAGCTAGCCAAGGAAATTTTGAATTGAATGTATTCAAGCCAATGATTATTTTTAATCTTCTCCAGAGCATTCGGCTGCTTTCCGAAGGAATGCAATCTTTTAATGAAAAATGTGCGGTTGGAATTGAAGCAAATAAAGAAGTCATCGAGGCTCATTTAGAAAGATCACTAATGCTCGCTACAGCTCTCAATCCTCATATTGGCTATGAAAAAGCTGCGGAAATTGCCAAATTAGCTTTTAAAGAGAATATCACGCTAAAAGAAGCGGCATTGAAAACAGGATATATAACTGAAGAACAATATAATCAATGGGTAAGGCCGGAAAATATGATCTAA
- a CDS encoding alpha/beta-type small acid-soluble spore protein, protein MAANNNSNQLLVPGVEQALEQMKYEIATEFGVNLGAETTSRANGSVGGEITKRLVQMAQQQLSGRQF, encoded by the coding sequence ATGGCTGCAAATAATAACTCTAATCAATTGTTAGTTCCTGGTGTTGAACAAGCATTAGAACAAATGAAATATGAAATTGCTACAGAATTCGGCGTAAATCTCGGAGCAGAAACTACTTCACGTGCCAACGGTTCTGTTGGGGGAGAAATAACAAAACGCCTTGTACAAATGGCTCAACAACAACTAAGCGGAAGACAATTTTAA
- a CDS encoding ABC transporter ATP-binding protein → MAELRLEHIYKVYDNKVTAVHDFNLHIKDKEFIVFVGPSGCGKSTTLRMIAGLEEITKGDLYIDGKRVNNVPPKDRDIAMVFQNYALYPHMSVYENMAFGLKLRKFPKDEIDRRVKEAAKILGLEPYLDRKPKALSGGQRQRVALGRAIVRDAKVFLMDEPLSNLDAKLRVQMRAEIAKLHQRLQTTTIYVTHDQTEAMTMATRLVVMKDGVIQQVGAPRDVYEKPENVFVGGFIGSPAMNFFNGKLEEGKFVIGNISIAVPEGKMKVLRDQGYVGKNIILGIRPEDIHDEPVFIDATQESKILAHIEVSELTGAETMIYSNIESQEFVARINSRTDIHPGDKLELAFDMNKAHFFDTETEMRIRSKNEETVHA, encoded by the coding sequence ATGGCAGAATTAAGATTAGAACATATCTACAAAGTCTATGATAATAAAGTCACCGCTGTTCATGATTTCAACCTGCATATTAAAGATAAAGAATTTATTGTTTTTGTTGGACCGTCTGGTTGCGGCAAATCAACGACACTTCGAATGATTGCTGGTCTTGAGGAAATTACAAAAGGGGATTTATATATTGATGGGAAGCGTGTAAACAATGTACCGCCAAAAGACCGTGATATCGCGATGGTGTTCCAAAACTATGCACTATATCCGCATATGAGCGTATATGAAAACATGGCATTTGGCTTAAAACTACGTAAATTTCCTAAAGATGAAATTGACCGCCGTGTTAAAGAAGCAGCAAAAATTCTTGGTTTGGAACCGTATCTTGATCGAAAACCAAAAGCTTTATCAGGCGGACAGCGACAGCGTGTTGCCCTCGGACGTGCGATTGTCCGTGATGCAAAAGTCTTCTTAATGGATGAACCTCTTTCAAACCTTGACGCAAAACTTCGCGTCCAAATGCGGGCAGAAATTGCAAAATTGCATCAACGTTTACAAACAACAACCATCTACGTAACGCACGACCAAACAGAAGCAATGACAATGGCAACACGGTTAGTAGTTATGAAAGATGGTGTTATTCAGCAGGTCGGTGCGCCTAGAGATGTTTATGAAAAGCCGGAGAATGTATTTGTCGGCGGCTTTATCGGTTCCCCTGCTATGAACTTCTTTAACGGTAAACTTGAAGAAGGTAAATTTGTCATTGGCAATATATCTATCGCAGTTCCTGAAGGAAAGATGAAAGTTCTTCGCGATCAAGGTTATGTCGGCAAAAATATCATCTTAGGGATCAGGCCAGAAGATATTCATGATGAACCGGTATTTATTGATGCCACACAAGAATCAAAAATTCTGGCTCATATTGAAGTGTCAGAATTAACAGGTGCAGAAACAATGATTTATTCAAACATAGAATCCCAAGAATTTGTTGCCCGTATTAATTCCCGGACAGATATCCATCCGGGTGATAAATTAGAGCTTGCGTTTGATATGAATAAAGCCCATTTCTTTGACACAGAAACAGAAATGAGAATCCGCTCAAAAAACGAAGAAACAGTTCATGCGTAA